TTTTTTCAAGAGCCAAAGACTTTGGGTATTCTAAGCATCCTGATGAGACCTTATCTATATGGAATAAAGAGGAAGTTTTAAAAGATGTGGTTTCCATTATTAGAAAATTCAAACCAGATGTTATTATTAATCGTTTCAATCATAGAACACCAGGTACTACACATGGACATCATACGTCATCTGCAATGTTAAGTGTAGAGGCATTTGATTTAGTTGGGGATAAAAATTTTAAAAGTCACAATCTATATGGAACGTGGCAACCAAAGAATTTATTTTTTAATACCTCTTGGTGGTTTTATGGAAGTCAAGAAAAATTTGATAAAGCTGATAAAACAAATTTATTAAGTTTTGATATGGGAGTTTATTATCCTTCTAAAGGATTGTCTAACCCTGAAATTGCGTCATTAAGTAGAAGTCAACATAGATCTCAAGGTTTTGGTAGCACAGGTTCAAGAGGTTCTGAATTAGAATATATAGAACTATTAAAAGGTACAATGCCAAAAAGTGGAAATATCTTTGAAGGGGTTGACACATCTTGGAACAGAGTAGTGGGAGGGAAAGTAATTGCTGATATTTTGGGTAAAGTGCAACAAGAATTCGATTTTAAGAATCCAGACCATAGCATACCTGAATTAATGAAGGCCTATCAATTGATTGATAATTTACCTGAGGGGCATTGGAAATCTTTAAAATTACCTGAAATTAAAAGTGTTATCGCAGCCTGTGCGGGATTGTATTTAGAGGCTAAAGCAGAAAGTTCATATAGTGCTTTAAATGAAAAGGTGAATATTGACATTGAAGCCATTAATAGGAGTGATGTACCTATTAAATTAACTGGTGTTAATTTGATGACTTCTTTCGAAAGTCCTATAAAAGGTCAAGAGTTTGCACACGTAAAAGATTTGGACAATAATCAATCATATACGTATACAGATCAACTTTACATTTCTGACAAAGAACAATTTACGGCTCCTTATTGGTTGACTGATGTGAGTACGTTGGGGATGTATAAAGTTAAAGATCATACCTTAATAGGTAACCCAGAAACACCACATAAAGCCACTGCAGTTTTCAGTTTGGTTATTGATGGTTTTCCTATTGACATAAAAAAGCCTATTGTTTATAAATATAACGATCCTGTAAAGGGTGAAGTGTATCAACCTTTTGAAATTTTACCAGTAGTAACGGCCAAAATTTCGAATAAAGTAAATATTTTTTCTGATAATTCAGTGAAAGAAATACCAGTAGTCATAAAATCTTCAAAAGATAATTTATCAGGTTCAGTTAATTTATGTTATCCTTCTGATTGGAAAGTAAATCCCGAAAAGATTGACTTTACCATCGCTAATAAAGGTGGAGAAAAAACAGTTATTTTTACGGTAACACCACCAAAAAATCAAAGTGAAGGATTAATGTCACCTATGGTAACTATCGGCGATAGTGTTTATACCAAAGAATTGATAAACATCGATTATGACCATATTCCTAAACAAACAATTTTAATGCCGTCAGAAGCTAAATTGGTGCGATTAGATATTAAAAAGAAGGGGAATTTAATAGGATATATTCAAGGTGCAGGAGATCAAATTCCTACAAGTTTGGCACAAATTGGATTTAAAGTTGAGGAATTAAGCGAAGACAATATAAGTTTAAATACGTTGAACAAATACGATGCTGTTGTGTTGGGTATTAGAATCTACAATGTAAGTGATAAAGCAAAATTCTACCAAGCCGCACTGCATAAATATGTAGAAAATGGAGGTACATTAATTGTTCAATACAATACGAACAGGGGGTTGAAAGTAGATACTGTGGCTCCTTATGAATTGAAATTATCGAGAGATAGGGTAGTAGAAGAAGATGCTACGGTAGGTTTTTTATCAGAAAATTACGGATTGTTAACTTCACCGAACACCATAGAACCAAAAGATTTTGAGGGGTGGATTCAAGAACGTGGGTTGTATTTTCCAAATGAATGGAGTAAAGATTTTACGCCAATATTATCAATGCATGATAAAGGAGAGTCGACTAAAAAAGGAAGCCTACTTATAGCAAAATACGGAAATGGGCATTTCATTTATACTGGTATTAGTTTTTTTAGAGAACTTCCTGCAGGTGTACCCGGAGCTTATAAATTATTCGCTAACATGATTTCAGTTGGTAAAAAATAAGAACAAATCTAATGAACGAGGATAAGAAATATACATGGCAAAAATTATATACATGGGTTTTAGTGGCCAATGCATTTTACGTGGTATTGTTTTATTTAATAATGAAATTATTTTCTTAAAAAATAGCTATGCAGCAAATTGATTGGATAATTTTAATCTGTACTCTTATTTTTATAGTTGCCTATGGTGTTTACAAAACCAGAGGAAGTAAAAATGTACAAGATTTTATTCGAGGAGGTAACGAATCTAAATGGTGGACTATTGGTTTGTCGGTTATGGCTACACAAGCGAGTGCCATTACATTTTTGTCCACTCCTGGCCAAGCATTTCATGACGGAATGGGCTTTGTGCAATTCTATTTCGGCGTACCTATTGCCATGGTTATTATTTGTTTGGTATTCATACCTATTTACCATCGTCTTAAAGTATTTACCGCATATGAATATCTCGAAAGTCGATTTGATTTAAAAACGCGAAGTTTGGCAGCTATTTTATTTCTTATTCAAAGAGGTTTAGCTGCGGGAATAACAATTTATGCACCTGCCATTATCTTATCAGCTGTACTGGGTTGGGATTTAATAACGCTGAATATCACCATAGGAATTTTAGTAATTATTTACACAGTTTCAGGTGGTACCAAAGCGGTGAGCGTAACTCAGAAAAGTCAAATGGCTGTTATTTTTACAGGTATGTTTATTGCTTTTTTTATGATTGTTAATGCCTTGCCAGCGGATGTTACTTTTACAAAGGCCTTAGATATTGCAGGAGCAAGTGATAAGATGAAAATATTAGATTTTTCATTCGATTTAGATAATAGATACACATTCTGGAGTGGTATTATTGGAGGTAGTTTTTTAGCATTGTCTTATTTTGGTACAGATCAAAGTCAGGTACAACGTTACCTTTCTGGGAAGTCCATAAAAGAAATGCAATTGGGGTTGCTTTTTAATGGTTTGTTAAAAGTACCTATGCAGTTCTTTATATTGTTAGTTGGGGTTATGGTATTTGTTTTTTATCAATTTAATGCTACCCCTTTAAACTTTAGTCCAATTGCTACTGAGACGGTATTAAACTCATCTTATTCTGATGAATATAAAGTGTTACAGGAAGAGCAAGATTTGATTTTCGACAAGAAACAATTGTTAATCAATGAATTTGTAGAAACGGAGAATGAAGACTTAAGTAAACAAATATCTGTAATTAATAATACTGATAAGGCCAATAGAGAAGCAGCACGTGAATTGATTAAATTGGCCGCTAAGGAAAAAGATGTCAAAGTCGAGGCGAATGACAAGGATTATGTTTTCATCCATTTTATTTTAAACAATTTACCCAGAGGTTTAATTGGTTTGTTATTGGCTGTAATTTTATCGGCGGCCATGTCTTCAACGGCATCAGAGCTGAATGCTTTAGGTTCTACAACAGCATTAGATCTATACAAGCGGAATGTAGTTGGTGAGAAATCGGAAAAGCATTTTATGATCGCTTCAAAGTGGTTTACATTATTATGGGGTGTTATTGCGATTTTAATAGCCTGTGTTGCCAATTTATTTGATAATTTGATACAGCTTGTAAATATAATTGGTTCCATATTTTATGGGAATGTACTCGGAATGTTCTTGTTGGCCTTTTTCATAAAATTTGTGAAGAGTAATGCGGTATTTACCGCGGCACTTATTACACAAGTAATTGTTATAGCAATTTATTATTTTACAATGTTCTTACCGGAAAGTCAAGGCGAAAAAGCCATGTTAAGTTATCTATGGTTGAATTTAATTGGTTGTGGTTTGGTAATGGGTATCGCAATTATTATACAAGCTACATCAGGAACAAAAAATAGGCAATTGGCTTAATAGTTTGATAGATAATTAAATGGTAACCAAGATGTCAATAGGCATCCATACCTTGTTTTCTAATGAATACCATACCTGAATCCATGATTGCTCATGTACCTTCCAAGAAGCTGCTGTGATTTCAATTTCATGGGTTAGATATTCTTTGTTAGGATACCGTTCTTTTATTAATTCTTCTAAATTAAAGGGAATATGATTTGCGGTTATTTTAATGATTTCTTTTTCTTGAGGCGTTCCATATTTTACTGTCGCTTCAGTTAAAGAGAGCATGTTTAATTCTTTTGTTGTTTTTGAAATAAGCGACGCGTCTGTTTCATTTTTTGCAATAGCATCATGCGTTTCTTCTTTTGGATTGGCTACGGTATCCTTTTTATCTTCACAAGAAAATATAAGAATCCAGAAGAATACCAAAAATACAATATGTTTAAATTTTATCATCATAGGTTAGCAAGTAGTATGTTAGGTAACGGAATGAAATTTAATAAATTACGCATTTGTGCGAACTTCAATTGGTTTCCATTCATTTTCTATAAATAAATACCATACCGTAAGTTCTGTGCTTGTTGGTCTTTTCCATTGAGCTTCAAGAAAAAATACTTTTTTAGACTTATATTCTTTATTTGGAAAATAGGTGTCTACAATGGCCAATTGTTCTTCAGAAAGATTTTTTGCTGCTACCTTTTTCTTATTACTGATTTGTGGCTCACCATAGACCTGAATGGCATTTGTGAATTTTACATGACTTAAATATAATTTTTCTTTTTGGATATCATCCGCTTTAGCATTGGTGTTCACTACTTCTTTAGTATTACAAGAAATTAATGATAGAACGATTAGTAGGGTTGCAAAAATTTTCATGATGTTTGTTTTTTATTATTTAAAACAAAAGTATCTGAAAACCTAGGCGTGCAAAAGCTGGTTTTTGGTGAAAATGAGTACCCTGAATACAGGGGTGTTCTTTAGAAGTGGTTGTAAAATAGTAGTTTATAGAGGTGAAGCTAAATAAGAAGCACAAATTTTTTTTTATTCTTCTTTAATGAGATTGTATTTTTTCATAATATCTAGAATATCAGGAATAGGCAGTGCCTTAATGGTGTGGTTATTTCTACCAGTCATATCTTTAGCGGCGAATAGTGAATTGATAATTGCTTCTTCTGTAGCTTCAATCGTTGCCATAAATAGTGGCGTCGTTTTACTGTTTTTTAATTCTTTACGTTGATAAAAAGTGGAGTCATTTTTTGAATCAATTAAATTTTCTTTTGCTGTAGAAAGAGCAATCACATAATCACCACTTCCATTGGAGGCAATGCCACCTGTTTTTGCGAGTCCTAACATGGCTCTTTTAGCCATTCTTTCTAGGTTTCTTGAACCTATTGGAGCATCGGTAATTACAACAATCATACAGGAACCATCCGCTTCCATTTCATTTTTATAGGGGTAGCTATTGAGTTCTTTTGCAATGGGAGCACCATTGATTTGTAATACGCCACCAAAATTAGTTTGTACTAATACTCCGACGGTATAGCCACCTAATGCTTCTGGTATCACTCTAGAGGAAGTTCCAATTCCACCTTTAAATCCAAAACAAACAGTACCAGTTCCAGCACCCACATTACCTTCTTCTACATTTGAAGTGCTTGCATTTTTAATAGCGTCTAACACATGCTTTTCTTTAACATGCCTTCCTTGAATATCATTAAGATAACCATCATTGGTTTCTCCTACAACGGAATTTACCGATCTTACATTTCGATTTTCGGTTTGGTTTAAGGTATATGTAATCAATGCGTCAGAAGCTTTCGGAACACTTAAGGTGTTCGTTAAAATTATAGGGGTTTCTATATTTCCTAATTCTTTTACCTGACTATACCCTGCTAATTTTCCAAAACCATTACCTATATAAATAGCTGCTGGTACCTTTATTTGGAATATGTTTTTAGCGTGTGGTAAAATGGCGGTGACTCCGGTTCTAATGCTATCACCATCAATTAAAGTAGTGTGTCCTACTTTTACGCCATCCACATCAGTAATTGCGTTTTGTTTTCCCGTTTTCATAACGCCAATTTCAATACCATAATCTCGGGCTCTTTTTTCTTGAGATGAGATGCTTTGAGAAATTAATACTGCAAAAAATAAAATATAGTTGAAGTTCATTTATGTATAGAATAATTTGAATTTAAAGAGCTATTACAACCACTTTTTCTTTTTAAAATAGAATAACAATCCAATTCCGATAGCTATAGAAATAGCCCAGAAATAATAATATCCATATTCCCATTTTAATTCAGGGATGGTTTCGAAATTCATTCCATAAATACCTGCAATAAAGGTTAGTGGAATAAAAATGGTAGCCATAATGGTAAGTACTTGCATTACCTGATTCATTTTAAGACTCAAGCTAGACAGGTAACTATCTTTTAAACCTGAAACTACATCTCTATAAGATTCTAAGATGTCAATAATTTGAATGGTATGATCATGAACATCATTAAAATATTTAATGTTTCTCGGGCTAATAAATTTGTCATTATCACGAAGTAATTTATTGACAGATTCCCGTAAAGGATAGATAGACCTTCTCAATACTAATAAAACATTTTTATAGGCATGAATTTTCTGTAATGATTTTTGTGAGGGATCGTTAAAGATTTCATCCTCTAAATCTTCAAGGTCATTACCAATGTTTTCAATGGCAATAAAGTAATTATCAACAATGGAATCTATGAGCGAATAAAATAGATAATCATTCTTTTTACTTCGTATTTGTCCTTTAGGAGCTTCAATCCGTTCTCTTATATGGCCAAAGACATCACCTGTTTTTTCTTGAAAACTAATGACATAATCTTTACTTAAAACCAGGCTAATTTGCTCACTATCAATGGTTTTTTCCACTTCGTCGTAACGTAGCATCTTTAAAGATAAGAAGAGGTAATTCTCATATTCTTCCACTTTTGGTCTTTGATTGGTGTTGGAGACATCTTCAAGTAATAAATTGTCAAGTTTAAAAATATCATGAAATTCATTAATGAGTTGGTAATTATGTATTCCATCAACATTAATCCAATTTACAGAATTGGGCTGCATGTATTTGTGAAGCTCTGCACAGGTGTCATATTTTACTTTAGAGAGCTCTTGAGGATTATAACTTATCATTTCTAATATAGCAGCTTCTGATCTTTCTTTACCAATATAGGTAATGCTGCCAGGAGGCAAGCCCGCTTTTTTAGAGGCGTTTGATTTCCTGTGTCTGATAGGTTTTTTTTTCAAGAGGTTTAAATTAAGGTTCTGTTTCAAAGATACTAAATTAAATAATTAGATATAGTAGCACAATTGACTGTTCATAACTCACCTAGAATGAAATACTATTTAAATTAAACTTCAATACTTTTAAAAAAGCACCATGTTACTTAGCATTACCATTTGTAAGGTACCGTTCCGGTGGAATCAACTTGATGTCCCCATTTTTTAACATACGTTGGTCCTGTTAAAAACGCATCGTCTAATGAGTTGAGTTGTTCAGCAAGTAATGCTTCCAAGTTTTTGGAAATAGAATTATAATCCGGATTTCCGATCAGATTGTTTAATTGATAGGGGTCTGCAATATTATCAAAAAGCAACCATTCGCCATTTAAGTCTTTAGCATAGGTATGTGTCTTTGTTACAATTCCTCTAAACTCTTTACCTCCTCGGCTTCTGTTCCATTGACCAAAAGGCTGAATACATGCTACAAGTGATGCTTTTCTATCATCTTCTTTTTTACCAAGTATTACTTCAGTAATATTTTCTCCATCTAAATTTTCTGGTATAGAAGCCCCTGACATTCCCAATAGGGTAGGAAGTATATCTAAGGTATTTAATAAGAAATCACTTTTTTTGCCTTCTTTTCCAAGCAATGCTGGATATTTAACAATAAAAGGTACTTTAACCGACTCTTCATAGATGCGTTGTTTTTTCGTTTCGCCATGGCTATTAATCATATCTCCATGATCAGAAGTAAACACGAAAATAGTGTTATCTTCAATATTACTTCGCTTTATGGCATCTTGTAATTGTTTAATGTAGCTATCAAGGGCAGAGCAATGTGCATAATATCCTTTTAATATGGCTTTTGTTTTCTCGGCAAGTTTTTCTGGTACATTTTGTCTTAGCTGTATATCAACATTTTCATATAAATCTTGAAATTCTTTAGGAGCCGTTGCATACGGAGCATGAGGTGGCCCCCAAGATAGCATTAAGGTAAAAGGTTTATCACTTTTAGACTGTTCTTCTATATAGGCAATAGCATCTTTTGTTTGAGCTTCAGCATCATAGCCATCCCAATTATGTAATTTATCATCGGTTCCCCAATAGGTAGAGTTATTGTAGCTGTGCGTACATTCTAACACTTTCCAATAATCAAAACCCTGTCTTCTTTCTTTCGGTATATAAGCAGAACGACCGTTACCATCTAAATGCCACTTTCCAATATAAGCTGTATTATATCCTTCTTGCTTAAAGAGCTTGGCAAAACTATTGGATGCTGGATTAAGCCTAATATCATTCATAAACATGCCCGTTTTTAATGGATATTGGCCCGTTAAGAGCATGGCTCTATACGGCGTACAAACGGGACTTGTAGAAACGGTATTGGTAAAATAAACGCCCTCAGAAGCAAGCTGATCAAGGTTGGGTGTTTTTACATCTTTATTGCCGAGATAGCCCATAGATGCTGCTCTCCATTGATCTGCAAAAACAAATACGATATTTGGTTGTTGAACCTTTGTGCTACATGAAATAAGTGTTGCAGTAATGCATAATATAAAAATAAGTTTTTTCATGATACGAATATAAAAATTTGTCACATTGTAAATGCAACAAAACCTTTGTTAAA
The nucleotide sequence above comes from Aureibaculum algae. Encoded proteins:
- a CDS encoding PIG-L family deacetylase produces the protein MKKILLLLVILVFVLPINAQKPNKPSTSEIYESIQKLNFLGTVLYVAAHPDDENTRLISYFSNHIKARTGYLSITRGDGGQNLIGSELQELLGVIRTQELLAARRTDGGEQFFSRAKDFGYSKHPDETLSIWNKEEVLKDVVSIIRKFKPDVIINRFNHRTPGTTHGHHTSSAMLSVEAFDLVGDKNFKSHNLYGTWQPKNLFFNTSWWFYGSQEKFDKADKTNLLSFDMGVYYPSKGLSNPEIASLSRSQHRSQGFGSTGSRGSELEYIELLKGTMPKSGNIFEGVDTSWNRVVGGKVIADILGKVQQEFDFKNPDHSIPELMKAYQLIDNLPEGHWKSLKLPEIKSVIAACAGLYLEAKAESSYSALNEKVNIDIEAINRSDVPIKLTGVNLMTSFESPIKGQEFAHVKDLDNNQSYTYTDQLYISDKEQFTAPYWLTDVSTLGMYKVKDHTLIGNPETPHKATAVFSLVIDGFPIDIKKPIVYKYNDPVKGEVYQPFEILPVVTAKISNKVNIFSDNSVKEIPVVIKSSKDNLSGSVNLCYPSDWKVNPEKIDFTIANKGGEKTVIFTVTPPKNQSEGLMSPMVTIGDSVYTKELINIDYDHIPKQTILMPSEAKLVRLDIKKKGNLIGYIQGAGDQIPTSLAQIGFKVEELSEDNISLNTLNKYDAVVLGIRIYNVSDKAKFYQAALHKYVENGGTLIVQYNTNRGLKVDTVAPYELKLSRDRVVEEDATVGFLSENYGLLTSPNTIEPKDFEGWIQERGLYFPNEWSKDFTPILSMHDKGESTKKGSLLIAKYGNGHFIYTGISFFRELPAGVPGAYKLFANMISVGKK
- the corA gene encoding magnesium/cobalt transporter CorA gives rise to the protein MKKKPIRHRKSNASKKAGLPPGSITYIGKERSEAAILEMISYNPQELSKVKYDTCAELHKYMQPNSVNWINVDGIHNYQLINEFHDIFKLDNLLLEDVSNTNQRPKVEEYENYLFLSLKMLRYDEVEKTIDSEQISLVLSKDYVISFQEKTGDVFGHIRERIEAPKGQIRSKKNDYLFYSLIDSIVDNYFIAIENIGNDLEDLEDEIFNDPSQKSLQKIHAYKNVLLVLRRSIYPLRESVNKLLRDNDKFISPRNIKYFNDVHDHTIQIIDILESYRDVVSGLKDSYLSSLSLKMNQVMQVLTIMATIFIPLTFIAGIYGMNFETIPELKWEYGYYYFWAISIAIGIGLLFYFKKKKWL
- a CDS encoding sodium:solute symporter, with the translated sequence MQQIDWIILICTLIFIVAYGVYKTRGSKNVQDFIRGGNESKWWTIGLSVMATQASAITFLSTPGQAFHDGMGFVQFYFGVPIAMVIICLVFIPIYHRLKVFTAYEYLESRFDLKTRSLAAILFLIQRGLAAGITIYAPAIILSAVLGWDLITLNITIGILVIIYTVSGGTKAVSVTQKSQMAVIFTGMFIAFFMIVNALPADVTFTKALDIAGASDKMKILDFSFDLDNRYTFWSGIIGGSFLALSYFGTDQSQVQRYLSGKSIKEMQLGLLFNGLLKVPMQFFILLVGVMVFVFYQFNATPLNFSPIATETVLNSSYSDEYKVLQEEQDLIFDKKQLLINEFVETENEDLSKQISVINNTDKANREAARELIKLAAKEKDVKVEANDKDYVFIHFILNNLPRGLIGLLLAVILSAAMSSTASELNALGSTTALDLYKRNVVGEKSEKHFMIASKWFTLLWGVIAILIACVANLFDNLIQLVNIIGSIFYGNVLGMFLLAFFIKFVKSNAVFTAALITQVIVIAIYYFTMFLPESQGEKAMLSYLWLNLIGCGLVMGIAIIIQATSGTKNRQLA
- a CDS encoding DmpA family aminopeptidase, which translates into the protein MNFNYILFFAVLISQSISSQEKRARDYGIEIGVMKTGKQNAITDVDGVKVGHTTLIDGDSIRTGVTAILPHAKNIFQIKVPAAIYIGNGFGKLAGYSQVKELGNIETPIILTNTLSVPKASDALITYTLNQTENRNVRSVNSVVGETNDGYLNDIQGRHVKEKHVLDAIKNASTSNVEEGNVGAGTGTVCFGFKGGIGTSSRVIPEALGGYTVGVLVQTNFGGVLQINGAPIAKELNSYPYKNEMEADGSCMIVVITDAPIGSRNLERMAKRAMLGLAKTGGIASNGSGDYVIALSTAKENLIDSKNDSTFYQRKELKNSKTTPLFMATIEATEEAIINSLFAAKDMTGRNNHTIKALPIPDILDIMKKYNLIKEE
- a CDS encoding sulfatase family protein — its product is MKKLIFILCITATLISCSTKVQQPNIVFVFADQWRAASMGYLGNKDVKTPNLDQLASEGVYFTNTVSTSPVCTPYRAMLLTGQYPLKTGMFMNDIRLNPASNSFAKLFKQEGYNTAYIGKWHLDGNGRSAYIPKERRQGFDYWKVLECTHSYNNSTYWGTDDKLHNWDGYDAEAQTKDAIAYIEEQSKSDKPFTLMLSWGPPHAPYATAPKEFQDLYENVDIQLRQNVPEKLAEKTKAILKGYYAHCSALDSYIKQLQDAIKRSNIEDNTIFVFTSDHGDMINSHGETKKQRIYEESVKVPFIVKYPALLGKEGKKSDFLLNTLDILPTLLGMSGASIPENLDGENITEVILGKKEDDRKASLVACIQPFGQWNRSRGGKEFRGIVTKTHTYAKDLNGEWLLFDNIADPYQLNNLIGNPDYNSISKNLEALLAEQLNSLDDAFLTGPTYVKKWGHQVDSTGTVPYKW